A stretch of the Fibrobacter succinogenes genome encodes the following:
- a CDS encoding PhzF family phenazine biosynthesis protein yields MKQYIVDAFTDKLFKGNQAAVCVMEKWIPDDLMQNIAIENNFSETAFTVKNSDGCYDLRWFALGGEIDFCGHATLGTSFVLFSFYEKKSSTIVFHTRQKGDFIAKRKEKGITMSFPAFSLKPVPVTDLMTKAFGAKPKEAFFDRDLLCVFDSVDSIKNMSPSEKDLKELGGTCIGVTAKGDDGFDCVSRVFAPQLNIYEDPVTGSTHCMIAPYWSSVLGKRNIKAFQASKREGVLLCEVNGESVSITGNAVLFSSCELNVAID; encoded by the coding sequence ATGAAACAATACATCGTCGACGCCTTTACGGACAAGTTGTTCAAGGGAAATCAAGCTGCAGTTTGTGTCATGGAAAAATGGATTCCGGACGATCTGATGCAAAACATTGCAATAGAAAATAATTTTTCAGAAACAGCGTTTACCGTAAAGAATAGCGACGGTTGTTATGACTTGCGCTGGTTCGCTCTTGGCGGCGAAATTGATTTTTGTGGGCATGCTACACTAGGCACTAGCTTTGTGTTGTTCTCTTTTTACGAGAAAAAATCTTCGACTATTGTCTTCCATACGCGGCAAAAAGGCGATTTTATTGCCAAGAGAAAAGAAAAAGGCATCACCATGTCTTTCCCCGCGTTTTCGCTCAAACCGGTTCCTGTTACAGATTTGATGACGAAGGCCTTTGGCGCAAAACCGAAGGAAGCCTTTTTCGACAGAGACTTACTTTGTGTATTTGATTCTGTTGATTCGATTAAAAATATGAGTCCAAGTGAAAAAGACTTAAAAGAATTGGGCGGCACTTGCATTGGAGTGACGGCAAAGGGGGATGATGGATTCGACTGCGTTTCTAGAGTTTTCGCACCTCAGTTAAATATATATGAAGATCCTGTAACAGGCTCTACGCACTGTATGATTGCCCCCTATTGGTCAAGCGTTCTCGGAAAGAGGAATATCAAAGCATTTCAAGCTTCAAAACGAGAAGGGGTTTTACTTTGCGAGGTAAACGGCGAGAGCGTTTCTATAACCGGGAACGCAGTTCTGTTTAGTTCCTGCGAACTGAATGTTGCTATTGACTAG
- a CDS encoding cyclophilin-like fold protein, translating to MKLKIHVNDTIFTATLEENSSAEAFAEFLAQGDMTLDMHDYGSFEKVADLPRSFPRNDKQIDTDAGDIILYQGNSITIYYDKNSWNFTRLARIDNVNKKRLQQILGKGNVKATFSVE from the coding sequence GTGAAACTCAAAATCCATGTGAACGATACCATCTTCACGGCAACGCTTGAAGAAAATTCCTCGGCCGAGGCCTTCGCCGAATTCCTCGCGCAGGGCGACATGACGCTCGACATGCACGACTACGGCAGTTTCGAGAAGGTGGCCGACCTGCCGCGCAGTTTTCCGCGCAACGACAAGCAAATCGACACCGACGCAGGCGACATCATCCTTTACCAGGGCAATTCCATCACCATCTACTACGACAAGAATTCCTGGAACTTCACGCGCCTCGCACGTATCGACAACGTAAACAAGAAACGCCTCCAGCAGATCCTCGGCAAAGGGAACGTGAAGGCGACATTTTCGGTGGAATAA
- a CDS encoding aldo/keto reductase: MERIKLNDGVEIPTVGFGVFMIPNGGETYRAVLDALKAGYRHIDTAAAYMNESDVGKAVRDSGIKRDEVFITSKLWLQDYGYDAAKKGVDTSLKNLGMDYMDLYLLHQPYGDVEGAWKALEEAKEAGKIRSIGVSNMTPKIWNSFVPRFSTIPSVNQVECNPYFQQKELRKLLDPQGVRLEAWYPLGHGDKELLASEIVVALAKKYGKNAGQVILRFEIQSGIIVLPKSTNPERIKGNLDIFDFELSEGEMEQMRALDKGKGTHDPEAPGVGEMLLNNYKIHE, encoded by the coding sequence ATGGAAAGAATCAAGTTGAACGACGGTGTCGAAATTCCGACAGTGGGTTTTGGCGTATTCATGATTCCGAACGGTGGTGAAACTTACCGTGCCGTGCTGGACGCACTCAAGGCGGGGTATCGACATATCGATACGGCAGCCGCCTATATGAATGAAAGCGATGTAGGCAAGGCCGTCCGCGATTCGGGTATCAAGCGCGACGAAGTCTTTATTACAAGCAAACTCTGGCTGCAGGATTATGGCTACGATGCGGCCAAGAAAGGTGTCGATACATCTCTCAAGAACCTGGGCATGGATTACATGGACCTTTACTTGCTGCACCAGCCTTACGGTGATGTCGAAGGGGCTTGGAAGGCTTTAGAAGAAGCAAAGGAAGCGGGAAAAATTCGTTCTATTGGCGTAAGCAATATGACGCCGAAAATTTGGAACAGCTTCGTGCCCCGTTTTTCGACAATTCCAAGCGTGAACCAGGTGGAATGCAACCCCTATTTCCAGCAGAAGGAACTGCGCAAGCTTCTTGACCCGCAAGGCGTCAGGCTGGAAGCATGGTATCCTCTGGGACACGGTGACAAGGAGTTGCTTGCCAGCGAGATTGTCGTTGCGCTGGCAAAAAAATACGGCAAGAACGCAGGGCAGGTGATTCTCCGGTTTGAAATCCAGAGCGGGATCATCGTATTGCCCAAGTCTACTAACCCGGAGCGCATCAAGGGGAATCTTGATATCTTCGACTTTGAACTCTCCGAAGGCGAAATGGAGCAAATGAGGGCTTTGGACAAGGGGAAAGGGACCCACGATCCGGAAGCTCCCGGCGTGGGCGAAATGCTCCTGAATAATTACAAGATTCACGAGTAA
- a CDS encoding nuclear transport factor 2 family protein yields the protein MGFIRCMLNTLFAAAFLMSPVVAASDDESKIKALYGQMCKAMVQKDMATMNEIHDDDFQLVHMTGSRMNKKEYLDAVKDGTLNYYSMEHDEIFVTVDGDSATLKGKSRVNAAVYGGGRHTWRLQQDMKLKKVRGKWKFTFSQASTY from the coding sequence ATGGGTTTTATTCGCTGTATGTTGAATACGTTGTTTGCTGCGGCTTTCCTGATGTCGCCGGTCGTTGCTGCGTCCGATGACGAATCCAAAATCAAGGCTCTTTATGGGCAGATGTGCAAGGCCATGGTCCAAAAGGACATGGCTACTATGAACGAAATCCATGACGATGATTTTCAGCTTGTGCACATGACCGGTTCTCGCATGAACAAGAAGGAATATCTGGATGCTGTCAAGGATGGAACACTTAACTACTATTCCATGGAACATGACGAAATTTTTGTGACTGTGGATGGCGACAGTGCAACGCTCAAGGGCAAGAGTCGGGTAAATGCGGCTGTTTATGGCGGCGGACGCCACACCTGGCGCTTGCAACAAGATATGAAACTAAAAAAAGTTCGCGGCAAGTGGAAGTTCACTTTCTCGCAGGCGAGCACTTATTAA
- a CDS encoding DapH/DapD/GlmU-related protein, giving the protein MDYRQGYVYELMDNGGPTDVRESYFKEAVDEMMRSRVLCAKANAKLPDDPGYVKDLEELFGRSLDGIRILTPFICDFGNRVKFGKGVFINHSAILSASGGIEFEDGVSIAPGVRIATINHDFNERHTKYTYGKVTIKRNAWIGMNVTICPGVTVGEYAVVAAGAVLTKDVPAYAVVGGVPAKVIKMQDPTEQKER; this is encoded by the coding sequence ATGGATTACAGGCAAGGTTATGTTTACGAATTGATGGATAACGGCGGCCCTACCGACGTTCGGGAAAGTTATTTCAAGGAGGCCGTTGACGAGATGATGCGGTCGCGTGTTCTTTGCGCCAAGGCCAACGCCAAGTTGCCCGACGATCCCGGCTATGTCAAGGACCTAGAAGAACTATTCGGCCGGAGCCTCGACGGAATCCGAATTTTGACCCCGTTCATTTGCGATTTCGGGAACCGCGTCAAGTTCGGCAAGGGCGTATTCATCAACCATTCCGCCATCCTGAGCGCTTCGGGCGGAATCGAGTTTGAAGACGGGGTTTCCATTGCTCCGGGAGTGCGTATCGCGACAATCAACCACGATTTCAACGAACGGCATACTAAGTACACCTACGGCAAGGTCACCATCAAGAGAAATGCATGGATTGGTATGAACGTGACGATTTGCCCGGGCGTGACCGTCGGCGAATATGCAGTGGTTGCTGCGGGAGCCGTACTCACGAAGGATGTGCCCGCCTATGCTGTGGTGGGAGGCGTCCCTGCGAAAGTCATCAAGATGCAGGACCCGACCGAACAGAAAGAAAGATAG